Proteins co-encoded in one Armatimonadota bacterium genomic window:
- a CDS encoding putative 2-aminoethylphosphonate ABC transporter permease subunit, producing the protein MATSTLVAAAAPPVRRALARDEWVARGGLAAVALWLVLAVAAPLWALLSKSFLDRDGRFVGLANYAEYLASPALASSIWHSLGIAVVTTGVVVPAAFLYAYALTRTRMPAKGLFGAVALIPILAPSLLQALALVYLFGNQGLLRELLLGRSIYGPLGIVIAEAVYCFPHALMILTTALATADARLYESAAALGASPRRIFLTVTIPGAKYGLLSAAFVVFTLVITDFGIPKVIGGQFNVLATDVYKQVFGRQNFETGAVVSMILLVPAVLSFLAERYVHRRQQAALTPQAVPLQPRPRPAVDWAFLGLCTLIAVPIVGLLVVAAWGSFVSFWPYNLALGLKNYNFARFETQGWLPYVNSLKMAGATALLGTALVFTGAYLLEKTRGWQPVRVVAQLLAMLPLAVPGLVLGISYIFFFNHPANPLGFLYNTLAIMVVNTIVHFYTVSHLTAVTALKQLDSEFEAVSASLRAPFYRTFARVTVPVCLPAILDIAVYLFVNAMTTVSAVIFLWAPHTRLASIAVVYMDDTGQQGAAAAMAMMIFYTSAAVKLLHLLVARVLDRRTQAWRRR; encoded by the coding sequence GTGGCCACCTCGACCCTCGTCGCTGCCGCGGCCCCGCCGGTCCGCCGGGCGCTGGCGCGAGACGAGTGGGTGGCCCGGGGTGGGCTGGCGGCGGTGGCGCTGTGGCTGGTGCTGGCGGTGGCCGCACCCCTGTGGGCGCTGCTGTCGAAGTCGTTCCTCGACCGCGACGGTCGCTTCGTGGGCCTGGCCAACTACGCCGAGTACCTGGCCAGCCCCGCGCTGGCGTCCTCGATCTGGCACAGCCTGGGGATCGCCGTGGTCACCACCGGCGTGGTGGTGCCGGCGGCGTTCCTGTACGCCTACGCCCTCACGCGCACGCGCATGCCGGCCAAGGGGCTCTTCGGCGCGGTGGCCCTCATCCCCATCCTGGCGCCGTCGCTCCTCCAGGCCCTGGCGCTCGTCTACCTGTTCGGGAACCAGGGCCTGCTGCGCGAGCTGCTGCTGGGCCGCTCCATCTACGGGCCGCTCGGCATCGTGATCGCCGAGGCGGTCTACTGCTTCCCCCACGCGCTGATGATCCTGACCACGGCGCTGGCCACGGCCGACGCGCGCCTGTACGAGTCGGCCGCGGCCCTGGGGGCCTCGCCCCGCCGGATCTTCCTCACGGTCACCATCCCCGGCGCGAAGTACGGGCTGTTGAGCGCCGCCTTCGTGGTCTTCACCCTGGTGATCACCGACTTCGGCATCCCGAAGGTCATCGGCGGGCAGTTCAACGTACTGGCCACCGACGTCTACAAGCAGGTGTTCGGCCGCCAGAACTTCGAGACCGGCGCCGTGGTCAGCATGATCCTGCTGGTGCCCGCGGTGCTCTCGTTCCTGGCGGAGCGGTACGTGCACCGCCGCCAGCAGGCGGCGCTGACGCCGCAGGCGGTGCCGCTCCAGCCCCGTCCGCGGCCGGCGGTGGACTGGGCGTTCCTGGGCCTGTGCACCCTGATCGCCGTGCCCATCGTGGGCCTGCTGGTGGTGGCGGCGTGGGGCTCGTTCGTGTCGTTCTGGCCGTACAACCTGGCGCTGGGCCTCAAGAACTACAACTTCGCCCGGTTCGAGACCCAGGGCTGGTTGCCCTACGTCAACTCGCTGAAGATGGCCGGCGCCACGGCCCTGCTGGGCACCGCCCTGGTCTTCACCGGCGCCTACCTGCTGGAGAAGACGCGGGGCTGGCAGCCGGTGCGCGTCGTCGCCCAGCTGCTGGCGATGCTGCCGCTGGCGGTCCCCGGCCTGGTGCTGGGGATCAGCTACATCTTCTTCTTCAACCACCCGGCCAACCCGCTGGGGTTCCTCTACAACACCCTGGCGATCATGGTCGTCAACACCATTGTGCACTTCTACACCGTGAGCCACCTGACGGCGGTGACGGCCCTCAAGCAGCTCGACAGCGAGTTCGAGGCGGTCTCGGCGTCGCTGCGCGCGCCGTTCTACCGCACGTTCGCCCGGGTGACGGTGCCCGTCTGCCTGCCGGCCATCCTCGACATCGCCGTCTACCTGTTCGTCAACGCCATGACCACCGTCTCGGCGGTGATCTTCCTGTGGGCGCCGCACACGCGCCTGGCG